A genome region from Methanofollis sp. UBA420 includes the following:
- a CDS encoding PAS domain S-box protein, protein MSGRDVCFDADLYEAVFDASGDGIVLADRSSTIIRANRRFLRMTRYGRSEIEGMMHWSQITEGGDLPALAVTGAAPAIREMRLQRKDGSFIDAAVTVRTIPGRDLFIASVLDITGKKQVTHALQRRDAILEAISTMAGRFLAARTWEEEIPGALRGLCTATNVHRVYLFENTTDQETGETLMTGRYEWTREGRGGEIATTWLRGLSYQKAGVGAWEADLRDGKTVFADIRTAENDERWNMEALGVQSFVIVPIHVGGRWWGFIGFDETREERRWTEVEIDTLEAAAGIIGSAIRRQETEETMLAYITESALRLKNPVALLRENLKVIHDDIRDETIPKEEILTQIRVQIAAADQIAENLRELNASIAEGRREIPDAFRHFLQR, encoded by the coding sequence GTGAGCGGAAGAGACGTATGCTTCGATGCCGACCTCTATGAGGCTGTCTTCGACGCCAGCGGCGATGGAATCGTCCTTGCCGACCGCTCCTCGACGATCATCAGGGCGAACCGCCGGTTCCTCAGGATGACGAGGTACGGGCGGTCAGAGATCGAGGGGATGATGCATTGGTCACAGATCACGGAGGGCGGCGACCTCCCGGCCCTCGCCGTGACCGGGGCGGCGCCGGCGATCAGGGAGATGCGGCTGCAGCGGAAAGACGGTTCTTTTATCGACGCTGCCGTCACTGTCAGGACTATCCCAGGCCGTGACCTCTTCATCGCCTCAGTCCTTGACATCACCGGAAAAAAACAGGTGACACACGCCCTCCAAAGGCGGGACGCAATTCTTGAGGCGATCAGTACCATGGCTGGCCGCTTCCTTGCGGCACGCACCTGGGAGGAGGAGATCCCCGGGGCCCTCCGCGGACTCTGCACGGCAACCAATGTCCACCGCGTCTACCTCTTCGAGAACACCACAGATCAGGAGACCGGCGAGACCCTCATGACAGGCCGGTACGAATGGACCAGAGAGGGGAGAGGAGGCGAGATCGCCACCACCTGGCTTCGAGGGCTCTCCTATCAGAAGGCCGGAGTCGGTGCCTGGGAGGCGGACCTCAGGGACGGAAAAACCGTCTTTGCCGACATCAGGACCGCCGAAAATGATGAAAGGTGGAACATGGAGGCGCTCGGGGTTCAATCGTTCGTCATCGTCCCGATACATGTCGGGGGCCGGTGGTGGGGGTTCATCGGCTTTGACGAGACGCGGGAGGAGAGGCGCTGGACCGAGGTCGAGATCGACACACTCGAGGCTGCGGCAGGCATCATCGGGTCCGCGATCCGCCGGCAGGAGACAGAAGAGACGATGCTCGCCTACATCACCGAGTCGGCCCTCAGGCTCAAAAACCCGGTCGCCCTCCTGCGGGAGAACCTCAAGGTGATCCACGACGATATCAGGGACGAGACCATTCCGAAGGAGGAGATCCTCACCCAGATCAGGGTCCAGATCGCGGCGGCCGACCAGATCGCCGAGAACCTCCGCGAGCTCAATGCCTCCATCGCGGAGGGGCGGCGCGAGATCCCCGACGCATTCCGCCATTTCCTGCAGAGGTAG
- a CDS encoding DMT family transporter, which produces MQQRTYAYIAAVFNAFFIGLSFLFVKESLAAAEPFTTLAFRFALSFAFMLVLLATGVIAVRIPADTIRDLLVLSLIQPVLFFSLQAFGLLSISSSEAGIISAFVPVFVGVLGLLLLGERVNAKQFVAFFISIAGIVCLFSMGGNNGDGTSWMGMVLTLLSALATSLYIVLGRRLTRTLDPVSLTFGMMLCGCVAFVAAAVGCEGLDAGGAVLLLGDTGFMLDVLYLGLFTSVGTSFLAMYSLKDLEAAKVGIIQNLSVVVSILAGVLVLHEAFLSYHAVGSLLIIAGVVLANVWADPETKP; this is translated from the coding sequence ATGCAGCAAAGGACATACGCGTATATCGCCGCCGTTTTCAACGCCTTCTTTATCGGCCTGAGTTTCCTCTTCGTCAAGGAGTCTCTGGCGGCTGCAGAGCCCTTCACGACTCTTGCCTTCCGTTTTGCCCTTTCCTTTGCTTTTATGCTGGTGCTGCTTGCGACAGGCGTCATCGCGGTACGCATCCCGGCAGACACGATCCGGGACCTCCTGGTCCTCTCTCTCATCCAGCCTGTCCTCTTCTTCTCCCTCCAGGCTTTCGGGTTGCTCTCCATATCCTCGTCAGAGGCCGGGATCATCTCCGCCTTCGTGCCTGTCTTCGTGGGCGTCCTCGGTCTCCTGCTGCTGGGCGAGCGGGTGAATGCGAAACAGTTTGTCGCCTTCTTCATCTCGATCGCCGGGATCGTGTGCCTCTTCTCTATGGGCGGGAACAACGGGGACGGCACCAGCTGGATGGGGATGGTCCTGACCCTGCTCTCCGCTCTTGCGACCTCGCTGTACATCGTCCTCGGCCGGAGGCTCACCCGGACCCTGGACCCTGTCAGCCTCACCTTCGGGATGATGCTCTGCGGGTGTGTCGCGTTTGTGGCGGCTGCGGTCGGGTGCGAGGGGCTGGACGCAGGCGGAGCAGTCCTGTTGCTCGGGGACACGGGTTTCATGCTGGACGTCCTCTATCTCGGCCTCTTTACCTCTGTCGGTACGTCTTTTCTTGCGATGTACAGCCTGAAGGATCTGGAGGCGGCGAAGGTGGGGATCATTCAGAACCTCTCTGTCGTCGTCTCTATTCTTGCCGGCGTGCTGGTGCTCCATGAGGCATTCCTCTCCTACCACGCGGTCGGGAGTCTCCTGATCATCGCCGGGGTGGTGCTCGCGAACGTCTGGGCCGACCCGGAGACGAAGCCGTAA
- a CDS encoding NifB/NifX family molybdenum-iron cluster-binding protein produces MKLAIALDGDFVSDHFGHCEAYALFDVNSGSASRLPDLANPGHEPGFLPRYLADHGVNAVVAGGMGPRAVDLFCQNGIEVFLGASGPVEAVAATYAAGKLASGESSCTHGAEEHENCNGGCQ; encoded by the coding sequence ATGAAACTTGCAATTGCACTCGATGGAGACTTCGTGTCCGACCATTTCGGCCACTGCGAAGCCTATGCACTCTTTGACGTCAACAGCGGGTCTGCATCCCGGCTTCCCGACCTTGCGAACCCCGGACACGAGCCCGGTTTCCTCCCCCGTTATCTTGCCGACCACGGTGTCAATGCCGTCGTCGCCGGTGGGATGGGGCCGCGGGCCGTCGACCTCTTCTGCCAGAACGGGATCGAGGTCTTCCTCGGGGCCTCCGGGCCTGTTGAGGCCGTCGCCGCGACATATGCTGCCGGGAAACTCGCTTCCGGTGAGAGTTCCTGCACCCATGGCGCGGAAGAGCACGAAAACTGCAACGGGGGATGTCAGTGA
- a CDS encoding NifB/NifX family molybdenum-iron cluster-binding protein: MIVCITADGPDSDAQVQPRFGRAPYFVFADTETGTFDAVKNPVADAQGGVGPRAVQTVLDHGATALVTGHVGGNAASAIQASGIRACAFKGQGTVSAALAAFLAGELPSLL, from the coding sequence GTGATCGTCTGCATCACGGCAGACGGCCCTGATTCCGACGCCCAGGTCCAGCCGCGTTTTGGCCGGGCCCCGTACTTCGTCTTTGCCGACACTGAGACCGGAACCTTTGACGCAGTGAAAAACCCGGTCGCAGATGCGCAGGGAGGCGTCGGTCCGCGTGCGGTCCAGACCGTCCTCGACCACGGCGCCACCGCCCTCGTCACCGGGCATGTCGGCGGCAACGCCGCGAGTGCCATTCAGGCCTCAGGGATCAGGGCCTGCGCCTTCAAAGGTCAGGGCACCGTCTCAGCAGCGCTCGCGGCCTTCCTCGCCGGTGAACTCCCGTCCCTCCTCTGA
- a CDS encoding ATP-binding protein, with protein MKIVVASGKGGAGKTMVAANLGYVLSRDREVTLVDCDVEEPNLHLFFPAETADVAVTAENPVFDPALCTQCGACGKFCRYGAITVLRDRVLFFAELCHSCGGCRIVCPEGVITEIGRAIGRVGTSHPLPGLTLVSGFLNEGEVQAPCVVRAARAAAGEHSLIIQDAAPGVACAVIETITGCDLCILVTESTPSGLHDLALAVEAVRMLSLPAGVVINRSDGRDEAATAFCREHGLLVLMTIPFGREIAAVQNRGGLVARDLPGFTEKFAALYAAAMRLCGVKE; from the coding sequence ATGAAGATCGTCGTTGCGAGCGGAAAAGGCGGCGCCGGGAAGACGATGGTCGCCGCAAACCTCGGCTATGTCCTCTCTCGCGACCGGGAGGTTACTCTCGTCGACTGCGACGTGGAGGAGCCGAACCTCCACCTCTTCTTCCCGGCGGAGACTGCCGACGTGGCGGTGACGGCCGAGAACCCGGTCTTCGACCCGGCCCTCTGCACGCAGTGCGGTGCATGCGGGAAATTCTGCCGGTACGGCGCGATCACCGTCCTCCGCGACCGCGTCCTCTTCTTCGCGGAACTCTGTCACTCCTGCGGCGGGTGTCGGATCGTCTGCCCTGAAGGTGTTATCACAGAAATCGGACGGGCGATCGGGAGGGTCGGCACGTCACACCCCCTGCCTGGCCTCACCCTCGTCTCCGGCTTCCTGAACGAGGGGGAAGTCCAGGCACCCTGTGTCGTGCGTGCGGCCCGTGCGGCCGCCGGGGAGCACTCCCTGATCATCCAGGACGCCGCACCGGGCGTCGCCTGTGCGGTGATAGAGACGATAACTGGTTGCGACCTCTGCATTCTGGTGACAGAGTCGACGCCTTCAGGGCTTCACGACCTCGCCCTTGCTGTCGAGGCCGTGAGGATGCTCTCCCTCCCGGCGGGCGTCGTGATCAACAGGAGCGACGGCCGGGACGAGGCGGCAACCGCCTTCTGCCGGGAGCACGGCCTCCTCGTCCTCATGACCATCCCCTTTGGTCGGGAGATCGCTGCGGTCCAGAACCGGGGCGGCCTTGTCGCCCGTGACCTGCCGGGTTTCACGGAAAAGTTCGCCGCCCTGTACGCCGCCGCCATGCGCCTCTGCGGGGTGAAAGAATGA
- a CDS encoding ATP-binding protein: MIRIAVVSGKGGTGKTMVAAALTDLLTVPKVLADCDVDAANLELFLDPRLLDEEPFMGLERASIDPAVCTGCGACASSCRFDAIACEEDRCAVDPLRCEGCGVCTLVCPAGAVHMTPFRAGTIYRSETAAGKLAHARLSPGAGNSGLLVHSVRQKAEEMAGESRVLLADGPPGIGCPLISTISGMDAVLAVTEPGISALHDLRRLVTVCRGFSLRIFVVINKFDLEPSVCRQVEDFCREEGLPVIGHIPFDPAVLAAVREGRPVTRTPSPASEALYQMAEHLSGELTIDG, encoded by the coding sequence ATGATCCGGATCGCGGTCGTGAGCGGGAAAGGAGGGACAGGGAAGACGATGGTCGCTGCCGCCCTCACCGACCTCCTCACGGTACCGAAGGTGCTCGCCGACTGCGACGTCGACGCGGCCAACCTCGAACTTTTCCTGGATCCGCGTCTCCTCGATGAGGAACCCTTCATGGGGTTGGAGAGGGCGTCGATCGATCCCGCTGTCTGCACCGGCTGCGGGGCCTGCGCCTCTTCCTGCCGTTTCGATGCGATTGCCTGCGAGGAAGACCGCTGCGCCGTCGATCCCCTGAGGTGCGAGGGGTGCGGCGTCTGCACTCTCGTCTGCCCTGCCGGTGCGGTGCACATGACACCTTTCAGGGCCGGGACGATCTATCGCTCCGAGACTGCCGCCGGGAAACTCGCTCATGCACGTCTCTCGCCCGGCGCCGGGAACTCAGGGCTGCTCGTCCACTCGGTGCGGCAGAAGGCCGAGGAGATGGCCGGGGAGAGCCGCGTCCTCCTTGCCGACGGCCCGCCAGGCATCGGCTGCCCCCTCATCTCCACGATCAGCGGCATGGACGCCGTCCTGGCCGTCACCGAGCCCGGCATCTCGGCCCTCCATGACCTGAGGAGACTGGTCACGGTCTGCCGGGGCTTCTCTCTCCGGATCTTCGTCGTGATCAATAAATTCGACCTTGAACCCTCGGTCTGTCGCCAGGTCGAGGACTTCTGCCGTGAAGAGGGGCTGCCCGTCATCGGGCACATCCCCTTTGACCCGGCCGTCCTCGCGGCCGTGCGGGAGGGCAGGCCTGTCACCCGCACCCCTTCGCCCGCATCGGAGGCCCTATATCAGATGGCCGAGCATCTCTCTGGAGAGCTGACGATCGATGGATGA
- a CDS encoding DUF134 domain-containing protein, producing the protein MDDEMQGRCCGRRGRPRAPRIIHEGTAFRCFGPLCKRSGEVVHLLPEEVEALRLTDLEGLEQEEAAERLGISRKTLWRDLHEARRKVADALVNGKGIRIAGCRRKGVECPRHLCDDAAEE; encoded by the coding sequence ATGGATGACGAGATGCAGGGCAGGTGTTGCGGCCGCCGCGGACGGCCGCGGGCCCCCCGGATAATCCACGAGGGAACGGCCTTCCGCTGCTTCGGCCCCCTCTGCAAGAGGTCTGGGGAAGTCGTCCACCTCCTCCCCGAGGAGGTGGAGGCCCTCAGGCTCACCGACCTGGAAGGGCTTGAGCAGGAAGAGGCGGCCGAAAGGCTCGGCATCTCCAGGAAAACCCTCTGGCGCGACCTCCACGAGGCGCGGCGGAAGGTCGCCGACGCTCTGGTCAATGGCAAGGGGATCCGGATCGCCGGCTGCAGGAGAAAGGGGGTAGAGTGTCCCCGCCATCTCTGCGACGATGCAGCAGAGGAGTGA
- a CDS encoding Xaa-Pro peptidase family protein — protein MESLDNALAAADCAAYVLYASSDDADFRYLTRFQVSDPLLYVKRKGERGLLVVPQMEYERAATESSAAPITRAGAGFLKYLDEEKDAWKALARTTASLAGGKVLVPRTFPYGLGRLLEEYAGVEVDGAGAVSAMRAVKTSKELAAIRAAQRATEEAMDLGISMIRRSAAQNGVLHLDGAPLTSGRVRTAMHLFLMEKGYTAKETIVSCGKETAMPHRQGDGPLLEDEPVVIDLFPRDDATGYYADMTRTVVKGEPSPEIAEMYDAVRTAQDLGVSLIAAGVRGAAVHNAVVAFFKEQGYESETKGFVHSLGHGVGLEIHEGPSLSPSGGPLEAGNVVTVEPGLYYPGIGGIRIEDMGAVTTEGFDRFTNYPRNLIV, from the coding sequence ATGGAAAGCCTTGACAATGCTCTCGCTGCGGCGGACTGTGCGGCCTATGTCCTCTACGCCTCCTCGGACGACGCCGACTTCCGCTACCTCACCCGTTTCCAGGTCTCCGACCCCCTCCTGTACGTGAAGCGGAAAGGTGAGCGGGGGCTCCTCGTCGTCCCCCAGATGGAGTACGAGCGTGCGGCGACCGAGTCGTCGGCCGCGCCCATAACCCGCGCCGGCGCAGGCTTCCTGAAATATCTCGACGAGGAGAAGGATGCCTGGAAGGCGCTCGCGCGCACCACCGCCTCCCTCGCCGGGGGGAAGGTTCTCGTCCCCCGCACCTTCCCGTACGGGCTTGGCCGCCTCCTGGAGGAGTACGCCGGCGTCGAAGTCGACGGTGCCGGAGCCGTCAGTGCGATGCGTGCCGTCAAGACCTCGAAGGAACTCGCCGCCATCCGGGCGGCGCAGAGGGCGACCGAAGAGGCGATGGACCTCGGCATCTCGATGATCCGCCGGTCCGCCGCACAGAACGGCGTCCTTCACCTTGACGGCGCCCCCCTCACATCGGGGCGGGTCAGGACCGCGATGCACCTCTTCCTGATGGAAAAGGGCTACACCGCGAAGGAGACGATCGTCTCCTGCGGAAAGGAAACAGCCATGCCCCACAGGCAGGGCGACGGCCCCCTCCTCGAAGACGAACCCGTCGTCATCGACCTCTTCCCGCGGGACGACGCCACAGGCTACTATGCCGACATGACCAGAACGGTCGTGAAGGGTGAGCCCTCCCCCGAGATCGCGGAGATGTACGACGCCGTCCGTACTGCCCAGGACCTCGGTGTCTCCCTCATCGCTGCAGGCGTGCGGGGCGCCGCTGTCCACAACGCCGTCGTCGCATTCTTCAAGGAACAGGGCTATGAGAGCGAGACGAAGGGCTTTGTTCACTCCCTGGGCCACGGCGTCGGGCTCGAAATCCACGAGGGCCCCTCCCTCTCCCCCTCCGGTGGTCCCCTCGAAGCCGGCAATGTCGTCACCGTCGAGCCCGGCCTCTATTATCCGGGCATCGGCGGGATACGTATCGAGGACATGGGCGCCGTCACCACAGAGGGCTTTGACCGCTTCACCAACTATCCAAGGAACCTGATCGTATGA
- the map gene encoding type II methionyl aminopeptidase — MTDEEMELYLEAGKIAKKILNEGAGMVKVGAPVLDVVETAEGMILDSGAEIAFPLNLSRNEDAAHDTASAGDERVFAMGDLVKLDLGVALEGRIADTALSVDLGGHEALVAASRAALDRAIALVRPGVTTGEIGAAVQAEIEGRGFLPVANLTGHGLAPYSIHTDPTVPNVGIAGGAVLEEGMAIAIEPFATTGSGRVCDRSRIEIYQQLAVKPTRLPSAKRILEQVRDRRGMPFSRRWLPQDKIEIALSALVRSGVVYGYPVLHDVPGSFVSQAEHTLIVTADGCVVTTR; from the coding sequence ATGACTGACGAAGAAATGGAACTCTACCTGGAAGCAGGGAAAATTGCAAAGAAGATACTGAACGAAGGGGCGGGCATGGTGAAAGTCGGCGCACCCGTCCTTGATGTCGTCGAGACTGCCGAAGGGATGATCCTGGACTCGGGTGCCGAGATCGCTTTCCCCCTCAACCTCTCCCGGAACGAGGACGCCGCCCACGACACCGCCTCGGCTGGCGACGAACGGGTCTTCGCCATGGGCGACCTGGTCAAACTCGACCTCGGCGTCGCCCTCGAAGGCAGGATCGCCGACACCGCCCTCTCGGTCGACCTCGGCGGCCACGAGGCCCTGGTCGCCGCGTCGCGGGCCGCCCTTGACCGGGCGATCGCCCTCGTCCGTCCCGGCGTCACCACCGGCGAGATCGGCGCCGCAGTCCAGGCCGAGATCGAAGGCCGGGGCTTCCTGCCTGTCGCAAACCTCACAGGCCACGGCCTTGCGCCGTACTCCATCCACACCGACCCGACGGTCCCGAATGTCGGCATCGCCGGCGGAGCCGTCCTCGAAGAGGGGATGGCCATCGCGATCGAGCCCTTCGCCACCACCGGCAGCGGCCGCGTCTGCGATCGGTCCAGAATCGAGATCTACCAGCAGCTTGCCGTAAAGCCGACCCGCCTCCCCTCGGCAAAGCGCATCCTCGAACAGGTCCGTGACCGCCGCGGCATGCCGTTTTCTCGCCGCTGGCTCCCCCAGGACAAAATCGAGATCGCCCTCTCGGCACTGGTCAGGAGCGGCGTGGTCTACGGCTACCCCGTTCTCCACGACGTCCCTGGCTCCTTCGTTTCGCAGGCAGAGCACACCCTCATCGTCACGGCAGACGGCTGCGTCGTGACGACCAGGTGA
- a CDS encoding ATP-binding protein — MSCAESRDDVIRLMEYLLTAEVYNKNPQLDMEDLPPQCRSLFLPSPEAAEIKRPLVITEALLKRAPGTTDEAVKMLLKNPFIDFDTLNLHYHITDLKAGAEWFAGHGGKEQVAKNPVLAFYIGGFDSLNLRYEDVRAKNPRFSDSRLSLDRRVAQLTDKDEHFKEALELVIVSAPEEIEQQMDGIVCTGAQKEVIARIGTAIENRDFLRAHNISEVGKLLFVGPPGTGKTSLALAVCHELHMPVLEVRLSMVTSQYLGETSKNIDRIFEIAKSLSPCILFIDEFDFVAKSRVSDDHGAMKRAVNMLLKNIDKISLVKNGVVMIGATNHPQLLDQAAWRRFDEVVEFSLPDQAMRAAILATIARSLDCNCDLAGVAARTEGFSGADLKMMLKEAVLNALMDGRRTISQTDIECGLLTVENRNLIRNCSWG; from the coding sequence ATGTCGTGCGCAGAGAGCAGAGACGATGTCATCCGGCTGATGGAATATCTCCTGACGGCTGAGGTGTATAACAAGAACCCCCAGCTGGACATGGAAGACCTCCCTCCCCAGTGCCGGTCCCTCTTCCTCCCCTCCCCGGAAGCGGCCGAGATCAAGCGTCCTCTCGTCATCACCGAGGCCCTCCTCAAAAGGGCGCCCGGGACGACTGACGAGGCGGTTAAAATGCTTCTCAAGAACCCATTTATCGATTTCGACACCCTCAACCTTCACTATCATATTACCGACCTCAAGGCCGGGGCCGAATGGTTCGCCGGTCATGGCGGAAAGGAGCAGGTGGCGAAGAACCCGGTGCTTGCCTTCTATATCGGGGGCTTCGATTCTCTCAACCTCAGGTACGAGGACGTGCGGGCGAAAAACCCTCGTTTCTCCGATTCCCGCCTCTCCCTTGACCGGCGGGTTGCACAACTGACCGATAAAGACGAGCATTTCAAAGAGGCGCTGGAACTCGTCATCGTCAGCGCCCCCGAAGAGATCGAGCAGCAGATGGACGGTATCGTCTGCACCGGCGCACAGAAGGAGGTGATCGCCAGGATCGGGACGGCGATCGAGAACCGCGACTTCCTCCGCGCCCACAACATCTCCGAGGTCGGCAAACTCCTCTTCGTCGGACCGCCCGGCACGGGCAAGACCTCCCTGGCCCTTGCCGTCTGCCACGAACTCCACATGCCCGTGCTCGAGGTCCGCCTCTCCATGGTCACCTCCCAGTACCTCGGCGAGACCTCGAAGAATATCGACAGGATCTTCGAGATCGCAAAGAGCCTCTCCCCCTGCATTCTCTTTATCGACGAGTTTGACTTTGTCGCGAAGAGCCGGGTCTCCGACGACCACGGGGCGATGAAGCGGGCCGTCAACATGCTCCTGAAAAACATCGACAAGATCAGCCTGGTCAAAAATGGCGTGGTCATGATCGGGGCGACGAACCACCCGCAGCTCCTTGATCAGGCCGCGTGGCGGCGTTTCGATGAGGTCGTCGAGTTCTCTCTCCCTGATCAGGCGATGCGGGCGGCGATCCTGGCGACCATCGCCCGTTCCCTGGACTGCAACTGCGACCTTGCCGGTGTCGCGGCGCGGACAGAGGGTTTTTCGGGCGCCGACCTGAAGATGATGCTGAAAGAGGCGGTCCTGAACGCCCTGATGGACGGACGGCGGACGATCTCCCAGACAGACATCGAGTGCGGCCTCCTGACGGTGGAGAACCGCAACCTGATCCGGAACTGCTCGTGGGGATAG
- a CDS encoding MBL fold metallo-hydrolase — protein MKVTLLGTGDAIGTPKIGCSCPVCTGARRAGRQRLRAAVLVEVREKHILVDTGPDLRAQLIAAGSPHIDAVIWTHGHYDHFMGYGEFYRVQKVPPVYAAAPTLGYAGSVFSFLPLEGHSVEPYRPFALFGATVTLLTVDHPPMPTYGVRIEHDGAVLALTSDTNDRMPAATKEALAGADLLVLDAIVPPGYTITKHMNYADALKMAAELRPKDFRCTHASHLIPWDTPHLAMDGETFEL, from the coding sequence ATGAAGGTCACGCTGCTCGGGACCGGGGACGCCATCGGGACGCCGAAGATCGGGTGTTCGTGCCCGGTCTGCACCGGGGCCCGCCGCGCCGGCCGGCAGCGCCTGAGGGCGGCTGTCCTCGTGGAGGTCAGGGAGAAGCATATCCTGGTGGACACCGGCCCCGACCTCAGGGCCCAGCTCATCGCCGCCGGTTCGCCGCACATCGACGCCGTGATCTGGACCCACGGCCACTACGACCACTTCATGGGCTACGGCGAGTTCTACCGGGTGCAGAAGGTCCCGCCGGTCTATGCCGCCGCCCCGACCCTCGGCTATGCGGGCTCGGTCTTCTCTTTCCTCCCTCTGGAAGGGCACTCTGTCGAGCCGTACCGCCCCTTTGCCCTCTTCGGCGCTACGGTCACCCTCCTGACGGTGGACCACCCGCCGATGCCGACCTATGGCGTCCGCATCGAGCATGACGGGGCGGTGCTCGCCCTCACCTCCGACACGAACGACCGCATGCCGGCGGCGACGAAAGAGGCCCTCGCGGGCGCCGACCTCCTCGTCCTCGACGCCATTGTTCCGCCGGGGTACACCATCACCAAGCACATGAACTATGCCGACGCCCTGAAGATGGCGGCAGAACTCAGGCCAAAGGACTTCCGCTGCACCCATGCCTCCCACCTTATCCCCTGGGACACTCCCCACCTTGCAATGGACGGCGAGACCTTCGAGCTGTGA
- a CDS encoding APC family permease has protein sequence MERDGRLRRALGLPEVTLSGVGIILGAGIYALMGEAAGLAGNAVWVAFGISAVMAACTGLAYAELSSMFPRASAEYAYVGRAFGRTAAFLVGWLILASGVLSAATVALGFGGYISGLAGIPAVPAALLLIAGLAAIGVYGIRETALFAIAMTLIEAGGIVFVIVIGIPYLGSVDYFAMPKGLPGVFQASALVFFAYMGFEEMVKLAEETREPERTIPRALLLALAAAVVLYMLVTVSAVSVLGWEGLAATPAPFAAIAEAALGESAAFIISLVALCATANTSLLLIVATSRLAWGMAGDGALPARLARVHPAFGTPWVAVAAAAAIAAAFTLTGEIAYVANATNFALFLTFALINATVVILRLREPDTPRPFQVPLAVRGVPLVPLLGILFSVFLLLQIEAEIVILGLGILLVGWGVSRVYRGGEE, from the coding sequence ATGGAGAGAGATGGGAGGCTGAGGCGGGCCCTTGGTCTCCCTGAGGTCACCCTCTCGGGGGTCGGGATCATCCTCGGTGCCGGCATCTATGCCCTGATGGGGGAAGCGGCCGGGCTTGCCGGGAATGCTGTCTGGGTCGCCTTCGGCATCTCGGCGGTGATGGCGGCATGCACCGGGCTTGCCTACGCGGAGCTCTCCTCGATGTTTCCGAGGGCGTCGGCCGAGTACGCCTATGTGGGCCGGGCCTTCGGCCGGACGGCCGCCTTTCTTGTCGGCTGGCTGATCCTGGCCTCGGGTGTCCTCTCCGCGGCGACGGTCGCCCTGGGCTTCGGTGGATACATCTCCGGCCTCGCGGGCATACCGGCCGTCCCGGCCGCCCTGCTCCTCATCGCAGGACTTGCGGCGATCGGCGTGTACGGTATCAGGGAGACGGCCCTCTTTGCGATCGCGATGACCCTCATCGAGGCCGGGGGGATCGTCTTCGTGATCGTCATCGGCATCCCGTACCTCGGGTCTGTAGACTATTTCGCGATGCCAAAGGGTCTACCCGGGGTATTCCAGGCCTCGGCCCTGGTCTTCTTTGCGTACATGGGGTTCGAGGAGATGGTGAAGCTTGCCGAGGAGACGAGGGAGCCGGAAAGGACGATCCCGCGGGCCCTTCTCCTCGCCCTTGCCGCGGCTGTGGTGCTGTACATGCTCGTGACGGTGAGCGCGGTCTCAGTCCTCGGCTGGGAGGGTCTTGCGGCCACGCCCGCACCTTTTGCCGCGATCGCGGAGGCGGCCCTCGGCGAGAGCGCCGCCTTCATCATCTCCCTTGTGGCCCTCTGCGCGACGGCGAACACCTCTCTCCTCCTCATCGTCGCCACCTCCCGCCTCGCATGGGGGATGGCCGGCGACGGCGCCCTGCCGGCCCGTCTTGCACGGGTGCACCCGGCCTTCGGGACGCCGTGGGTGGCGGTCGCAGCCGCCGCCGCCATTGCCGCGGCATTCACCCTCACCGGCGAGATCGCGTATGTGGCGAACGCGACGAACTTCGCCCTCTTCCTCACCTTCGCCCTGATCAACGCGACAGTGGTCATCCTCCGCCTGAGGGAGCCGGACACACCCCGCCCCTTCCAGGTCCCCCTTGCAGTGCGGGGGGTGCCCCTTGTGCCTCTCCTCGGCATCCTCTTCTCCGTCTTTCTTCTTCTCCAGATCGAGGCCGAGATCGTCATCCTCGGCCTCGGCATCCTCCTGGTAGGGTGGGGGGTGTCGAGGGTGTACAGGGGAGGGGAGGAATAA
- a CDS encoding DNA-directed RNA polymerase subunit L codes for MDVKILEREEDKVRMVLKGEGHTFMNALVEEILTDLSVDVARYEIKYQFSDPELLVTTRGGKDPIAVILEACARMNAQCDELLAQIRAQKTA; via the coding sequence ATGGATGTCAAGATCCTTGAGCGTGAAGAGGACAAGGTGCGGATGGTCCTGAAGGGAGAGGGTCACACCTTCATGAACGCCCTCGTCGAGGAGATCCTCACCGACCTCTCCGTCGACGTGGCACGATACGAAATAAAGTACCAGTTCTCCGACCCCGAACTCCTCGTCACGACCCGCGGTGGAAAGGATCCCATCGCCGTGATCCTGGAGGCCTGCGCCCGCATGAACGCCCAGTGCGACGAACTCCTCGCCCAGATCCGGGCTCAAAAGACCGCATAA